Proteins encoded in a region of the Mercenaria mercenaria strain notata chromosome 1, MADL_Memer_1, whole genome shotgun sequence genome:
- the LOC128550510 gene encoding uncharacterized protein LOC128550510: MKFNDTVFWDQQEITEQWGHYFKKLYTPTVDSTYDPSWKTTVEEKVRETLNRSVPDQNVKIVPESITSMLQTCPLGKASGADDIAYEHLIYGCAFAITILTSLFTGMLRNAYIPDVMKRGIIVTMHKGGNKSRDDPNNYRAITLTSTVLKLFEMVLVERTKPFILQSLSPQQGGFQEKIGCLMTSFVLRESIWFIKENSSKLHICFLDAKQAFDRV; this comes from the coding sequence ATGAAATTTAATGACACGGTATTTTGGGACCAACAGGAAATTACAGAACAATGGGGACACTACTTTAAGAAACTATATACACCTACTGTTGACTCCACGTATGACCCCAGCTGGAAGACAACTGTCGAAGAGAAAGTACGCGAAACATTAAACAGGTCTGTACCGGATCAAAATGTCAAGATTGTGCCGGAATCGATTACAAGTATGTTGCAAACATGCCCGTTGGGAAAAGCATCTGGAGCTGATGACATTGCATATGAGCATCTAATATATGGCTGTGCGTTTGCAATAACTATACTGACTTCCTTGTTTACCGGTATGCTTCGAAATGCATATATACCAGACGTAATGAAACGTGGAATTATTGTGACAATGCACAAGGGTGGGAATAAGAGCAGGGACGATCCTAACAACTACCGTGCAATAACACTTACATCAACTGttcttaaattatttgaaatggtCCTCGTAGAAAGAAcaaaaccttttattttacaaagctTAAGTCCACAACAAGGTGGCTTCCAGGAAAAGATTGGCTGCTTAATGACATCTTTTGTGTTAAGAGAATCCATTTGGTTTATCAAAGAAAATTCTAGCAAACTTCATATCTGCTTTCTAGACGCAAAGCAAGCGTTTGATCGAGTGTGA